A stretch of the Cucurbita pepo subsp. pepo cultivar mu-cu-16 chromosome LG16, ASM280686v2, whole genome shotgun sequence genome encodes the following:
- the LOC111777762 gene encoding microtubule-associated protein RP/EB family member 1C-like has product MWRLGALMLGQVAGKLWSNSRCKLNRIKPPTLFTFFFLQNEEQYQLSPISPRESHFGTGIQGQKLASSIRTMDSAYFVGRSEILSWINSTLHLNLSKVEESCSGAIQCQLMDAVHPGMVPMHKVNFDAKSEYEMIQNYKLLQDVFSKLKITKHIEVSKLVKGRPLDNLEFMQWMKWYCDSINGGVLHNYNALERREACKGGKEASKKFAASQSSAKNSTTGSRSHTSHNSRRHEATSTVNSSNQSGKTSRPSSSCGSPVYDEQITELKLSIDSLEKERDFYFSKLRDIEILCQSHEIQDSKVVGAIKKILYAGEDDAAVVADAQAMVSMATQKEADTRTEGITDNRAILETQKRKVIQNHDIDAVGITTLSPRLRISGVSDVHCSGSHLTSY; this is encoded by the exons aTGTGGCGGCTTGGCGCGCTGATGTTGGGGCAAGTGGCTGGAAAGCTCTGGT CTAATAGCCGTTGTAAGCTTAATCGTATTAAACCCCCAACGcttttcactttcttcttccttcaaaacGAGGAACAATATCAATTATCACCAATCTCACCGCGCGAATCACACTTCGGAACCGGAATTCAAGGACAAAAATTGGCTTCAAGCATTCGAACCATGGATTCGGCTTACTTTGTTGGCAGATCTGAGATTCTTTCGTGGATCAATTCCACTCTCCACCTCAATCTCTCCAAAGTTGAAGAG TCTTGCTCTGGTGCGATCCAGTGCCAGTTGATGGATGCGGTTCATCCAGGGATGGTGCCGATGCATAAGGTCAATTTTGATGCCAAAAGCGAGTACGAAATGATCCAGAATTATAAGCTTCTTCAAGATGTATTTAGCAAGCTCAAGATCACCAAG CATATCGAGGTTAGCAAGCTTGTGAAAGGTAGGCCACTTGATAACTTGGAATTCATGCAGTGGATGAAGTGGTACTGTGATTCCATCAACGGAGGTGTTCTACACAA TTACAACGCTTTAGAAAGGAGAGAAGCCTGCAAGGGCGGGAAAGAAGCTAGCAAGAAATTTGCAGCCTCTCAATCTTCAGCCAAGAACTCAACCACTGGATCAAGATCACATACCTCTCATAACTCAAGAAGACATGAAGCAACTTCTACTGTCAACTCTTCAAATCAATCAGGAAAAACTTCAAGGCCTTCCTCTAGCTGTGGATCACCAGTATATGATGAACAG ATCACAGAGCTGAAACTTTCAATTGACAGCCTTGAGAAGGAAAGAGacttttacttttcaaaattgaggGATATTGAGATTCTGTGCCAGAGTCATGAGATACAGGACTCTAAG GTTGTGGGTGCAATAAAGAAGATTCTGTATGCTGGAGAAGATGATGCAGCAGTAGTGGCAGATGCTCAAGCAATGGTGTCCATGGCTACCCAGAAGGAAGCTGATACAAGAACAGAAGGGATTACAGATAATAGAGCAATTTTGGAAACTCAGAAGAGAAAAGTAATTCAAAATCATGATATTGATGCTGTGGGGATTACAACATTGTCACCCAGGCTAAGAATTTCTGGTGTTTCTGATGTTCATTGCAGTGGGTCACACCTCACGAGTTACTGA
- the LOC111777763 gene encoding uncharacterized protein LOC111777763 — translation MNKELDYAELEEEDEMLLMAHMEKREAKRSDAWFLDSGCSNHMCASECMFSSLDQTFSHILKLGINTKQRKNWTGKNIEIDKNTVEGGEIIEETTEPVAETIEPVAENEEEEITEETTESVAENEEGKITEETTESVAETIEPVAENYFLVTVAPDLTIREGRNRHPSVWLTYYNFGEGLFEEDEENMAFLVISDPVNFEEAVKSPK, via the exons ATGAATAAGGAATTGGATTACGCAGAGCtggaagaagaggatgaaatgCTGTTAATGGCTCATATGGAAAAACGTGAAGCAAAAAGGAGTGATGCTTGGTTCTTAGATTCTGGTTGCTCAAACCATATGTGTGCAAgtgaatgtatgttttctAGCTTAGACCAGACATTTTCCCACATTCTCAAACTTGGAATTAATACAA AGCAACGGAAAAATTGGACGGGgaaaaacattgaaattgATAAGAACACAGTCGAAGGAGGAGAAATCATAGAGGAAACGACTGAACCGGttgctgaaacaattgaaccagTTGCTGAAAACGAAGAAGAGGAAATCACGGAAGAAACGACTGAATCGGTTGCTGAAAACGAAGAAGGGAAAATCACGGAAGAAACGACTGAATCGGttgctgaaacaattgaaccagttgctgaaaactattttttagtaACTGTTGCACCAGATTTGACAATAAGGGAGGGGAGAAATCGACATCCATCTGTATGGTTAACATATTATAATTTCGGTGAAGGCTtatttgaagaagatgaagaaaatatggcATTCTTGGTGATTTCAGATCCTGTGAATTTTGAGGAAGCTGTCAAAAGCCCAAAATGA
- the LOC111777818 gene encoding F-box protein SKIP2-like, translating to MGQFYSSPETSLQLRDHQQWPPGSQVGALSSSPLVLPSMDEGLLNFVDFTFPLPDECLASIFRFLNSGDRKSCSLVCKRWFQVEGESRHRLSLNAQDEILPFLPSLFARFDSVKKLSLRCNRKISRINDDALILVSIRCRSLTRIKLSGRFQLTDMGIATFASNCKTLKKFSCSSCALGANSINALLKNSSTLEELSLKGLRGVIAGTEPIVPGVAAASLKSILLKDLVDGLSLTPLIMGSKNLKALKIIRCQGNWDELFQFFGHGNAMASLIEVHIERIQVSDCGVSAISNCLNLEILHLIKVWDCSNFGLASIAEHCKRLRKLHIDGWRINRIGDEGLIAIAKQCLDLQELVLIGVNPTCLSLSLLASNCVNLERLALCGSRVGDEEIACIAAKCKSLKKLCIKGCPISNIGIESLAWGCPNLAKIKVKKCRGVTGEIKEWLVEKRTSLSVNWDVEEIDHLDASSSDAGSGQEVAVPETRRVESGGEAPVVGDRWLTILKTTLSGLSGRSLMACTFGRWPSSPNGSNSRSI from the coding sequence ATGGGTCAATTCTATTCCTCGCCGGAAACCTCTCTACAGCTTCGTGACCATCAACAATGGCCGCCTGGTTCTCAAGTGGGTGCActctcttcttcccctttgGTCCTTCCCTCGATGGATGAGGGTTTGTTGAATTTCGTGGACTTTACTTTTCCTCTTCCTGATGAATGTTTGGCCTCTATTTTTCGATTCCTCAACTCCGGTGACCGGAAAAGCTGTTCGTTGGTATGTAAGCGGTGGTTTCAGGTGGAGGGTGAGAGCCGACATCGTCTGTCTCTTAATGCTCAAGATGAGATTCTCCCATTTCTTCCCTCTCTATTCGCTCGATTTGACTCTGTTAAGAAGCTCTCTCTTCGATGCAACCGGAAAATCTCTCGAATCAACGACGACGCCTTGATTCTTGTCTCAATCCGTTGCCGGAGTCTGACCCGCATCAAACTCTCCGGCCGATTTCAACTCACGGATATGGGTATTGCCACTTTTGCTTCCAATTGCAAAACCCTTAAGAAATTTTCCTGTAGCTCATGTGCTTTAGGGGCGAATTCCATTAACGCCCTCCTCAAGAACAGCAGCACTCTCGAGGAATTGTCCTTGAAGGGTCTCCGCGGCGTCATCGCTGGTACTGAACCGATCGTGCCCGGCGTAGCAGCGGCATCTCTGAAATCGATTCTGCTAAAGGATCTCGTTGATGGGTTGAGCTTAACTCCCCTTATAATGGGTTCTAAAAACCTCAAAGCTTTGAAGATCATCCGCTGCCAGGGGAATTGGGATGAACTCTTCCAGTTCTTTGGCCATGGAAATGCCATGGCCAGCTTGATCGAAGTTCATATTGAGAGGATCCAGGTGAGTGATTGTGGAGTTTCAGCCATTTCTAACTGTTTAAACTTAGAGATATTGCATCTTATCAAAGTCTGGGATTGTTCAAATTTTGGGCTTGCTTCTATTGCTGAACACTGTAAGAGATTAAGGAAGCTCCACATTGATGGGTGGAGAATCAATAGAATAGGAGATGAGGGGCTTATAGCCATAGCTAAACAATGCCTTGATTTACAAGAGCTTGTTCTAATTGGTGTAAACCCAACTTGTTTGTCTCTGTCACTGTTGGCTTCAAACTGTGTGAATCTGGAGAGATTGGCTCTGTGTGGGAGTAGAGTAGGCGATGAAGAGATCGCCTGCATTGCAGCCAAATGCAAGTCATTGAAGAAGCTTTGCATCAAAGGCTGCCCAATTTCAAACATTGGGATTGAATCACTAGCTTGGGGGTGTCCCAATTTGGCTAAGATTAAGGTGAAGAAGTGCAGAGGGGTGACTGGTGAGATCAAGGAGTGGCTTGTGGAGAAGAGGACATCATTGAGTGTGAATTGGGACGTCGAGGAGATCGATCACTTGGACGCTAGTAGTAGCGATGCCGGGAGTGGTCAGGAGGTCGCTGTCCCGGAGACGAGGCGGGTGGAGTCCGGGGGTGAAGCTCCGGTTGTCGGGGACCGGTGGTTGACGATTTTGAAGACGACGTTGAGCGGGCTGAGTGGGAGGAGCTTGATGGCTTGCACATTTGGGAGATGGCCTAGTAGCCCTAATGGTTCAAACAGTAGGAgtatatga
- the LOC111776950 gene encoding probable WRKY transcription factor 15 isoform X2, giving the protein MAVELLSACTNTQLSASMDQDSAVQEAATGLHTLKNLITLLSHSHPSNLDSDCQAVANSAVSHFKKAISLLGRSPRTGHARFRRAPLDSSKIYNATPIQQIPPPVERLESATTINFSYSSAPNGSFLTSIPGADSGISLQHEPSSSSFQITDLSRASSGVKRKCGSENLGSGKCSVSSGGRCHCSKKRKMRLKRVVRVPAISSKNADIPPDDYSWRKYGQKPIKGSPYPRGYYKCSSLRGCPARKHVERASDDPTMLIVTYEGDHNHSQSVAEASSLILESW; this is encoded by the exons ATGGCGGTGGAGCTTCTCTCAGCCTGCACAAACACCCAACTCTCCGCCTCTATGGACCAAGACTCCGCCGTCCAAGAAGCCGCCACCGGCCTCCACACCCTCAAAAACCTCATCACATTACTCTCTCACTCTCATCCTTCAAATCTCGACTCCGATTGCCAAGCCGTCGCTAACTCCGCCGTCTCCCACTTCAAAAAGGCCATTTCTCTCCTCGGCCGCTCACCCAGAACTGGCCATGCTCGATTCCGTCGAGCCCCTTTGGATTCCTCTAAAATCTACAACGCCACACCCATTCAACAAATCCCTCCGCCCGTTGAGCGCCTCGAATCCGCCACCACCATCAATTTCTCGTACTCCTCTGCTCCAAATGGCTCGTTTTTGACCTCGATTCCTGGTGCCGACTCTGGAATTAGCCTCCAACACGaaccctcttcctcttcttttcagATTACCGATCTTTCCAGAGCTTCTTCTGGTGTCAAGAGGAAGTGCGGGTCTGAGAATTTGGGCTCCGGGAAGTGCTCTGTATCCTCCGGTGGTCGTTGCCACTGCTCTAAGAAGAG AAAAATGAGGTTAAAAAGGGTGGTGAGAGTGCCAGCCATAAGCTCAAAGAACGCTGATATTCCTCCGGATGATTATTCATGGAGGAAGTATGGACAGAAGCCAATAAAGGGTTCTCCATATCCAAG AGGCTACTATAAGTGTAGCAGTTTAAGAGGATGTCCAGCAAGAAAGCACGTTGAGAGAGCCTCAGATGATCCAACTATGTTAATAGTGACATACGAAGGCGACCATAATCACTCACAATCTGTTGCAGAGGCCTCAAGTCTTATACTCGAATCTTGGTga
- the LOC111776950 gene encoding probable WRKY transcription factor 15 isoform X1: protein MAVELLSACTNTQLSASMDQDSAVQEAATGLHTLKNLITLLSHSHPSNLDSDCQAVANSAVSHFKKAISLLGRSPRTGHARFRRAPLDSSKIYNATPIQQIPPPVERLESATTINFSYSSAPNGSFLTSIPGADSGISLQHEPSSSSFQITDLSRASSGVKRKCGSENLGSGKCSVSSGGRCHCSKKSRKMRLKRVVRVPAISSKNADIPPDDYSWRKYGQKPIKGSPYPRGYYKCSSLRGCPARKHVERASDDPTMLIVTYEGDHNHSQSVAEASSLILESW, encoded by the exons ATGGCGGTGGAGCTTCTCTCAGCCTGCACAAACACCCAACTCTCCGCCTCTATGGACCAAGACTCCGCCGTCCAAGAAGCCGCCACCGGCCTCCACACCCTCAAAAACCTCATCACATTACTCTCTCACTCTCATCCTTCAAATCTCGACTCCGATTGCCAAGCCGTCGCTAACTCCGCCGTCTCCCACTTCAAAAAGGCCATTTCTCTCCTCGGCCGCTCACCCAGAACTGGCCATGCTCGATTCCGTCGAGCCCCTTTGGATTCCTCTAAAATCTACAACGCCACACCCATTCAACAAATCCCTCCGCCCGTTGAGCGCCTCGAATCCGCCACCACCATCAATTTCTCGTACTCCTCTGCTCCAAATGGCTCGTTTTTGACCTCGATTCCTGGTGCCGACTCTGGAATTAGCCTCCAACACGaaccctcttcctcttcttttcagATTACCGATCTTTCCAGAGCTTCTTCTGGTGTCAAGAGGAAGTGCGGGTCTGAGAATTTGGGCTCCGGGAAGTGCTCTGTATCCTCCGGTGGTCGTTGCCACTGCTCTAAGAAGAG CAGAAAAATGAGGTTAAAAAGGGTGGTGAGAGTGCCAGCCATAAGCTCAAAGAACGCTGATATTCCTCCGGATGATTATTCATGGAGGAAGTATGGACAGAAGCCAATAAAGGGTTCTCCATATCCAAG AGGCTACTATAAGTGTAGCAGTTTAAGAGGATGTCCAGCAAGAAAGCACGTTGAGAGAGCCTCAGATGATCCAACTATGTTAATAGTGACATACGAAGGCGACCATAATCACTCACAATCTGTTGCAGAGGCCTCAAGTCTTATACTCGAATCTTGGTga